One Bombina bombina isolate aBomBom1 chromosome 5, aBomBom1.pri, whole genome shotgun sequence DNA segment encodes these proteins:
- the MTERF1 gene encoding transcription termination factor 1, mitochondrial: protein MVWKELLSTTTFCVHHSRTSCLIRISSHALSKTSWHRFYCSQLLDQIKKTSAENQSLLSNLEIMGVDIKMARKRQPGILKKMITHEESLRKFLQSKGASKETIASIISRYPRAITRTYEHLLEKWDIWQTILKTDLQVLKIVERSPESFFRSGDIDNLEENITFLSSLGLTPKDLSQLLAKAPRTFSNRAELNKQMVDFLQDLCISLGGESPQEFVKQVIIKNIFILIRSTKRLKANIEFLQSTLKLEDKEFLFWIQGNGVDVLDLCNTYIKRNHKSAQKKLLSLGCSEVEIRRFISSYPSILYLSTKNFIDKIDFLTEIGIAKDQILENPRVLEVSIDTLKIRTKDLSEIDYDYQSFGIGILVLSQTRYRDKLEKLCNSR, encoded by the coding sequence ATGGTTTGGAAAGAGCTGTTGAGCACAACCACTTTTTGTGTGCATCACTCCAGGACTTCATGCTTAATTAGGATTTCAAGCCATGCTTTATCCAAAACATCATGGCACAGATTTTACTGTAGCCAGCTTTTAGATCAAATAAAAAAGACTTCAGCTGAGAATCAGAGCTTATTAAGCAACCTGGAAATAATGGGAGTGGATATAAAAATGGCAAGAAAACGTCAACCGGGAATACTAAAAAAGATGATTACGCATGAGGAAAGCCTTAGAAAGTTTCTCCAGTCCAAGGGAGCTAGTAAGGAGACAATTGCTAGCATTATTTCAAGATATCCAAGGGCAATCACCCGTACATATGAACATCTGCTGGAGAAGTGGGACATTTGGCAGACTATTCTGAAGACAGATTTACAAGTTTTAAAAATTGTTGAGCGCTCTCCAGAATCATTTTTCCGATCTGGTGACATAGACAACTTAGAGGAAAACATTACTTTCCTTAGTTCTCTTGGTTTGACTCCAAAAGATCTCAGCCAATTGCTTGCCAAAGCTCCTCGAACATTTTCTAACAGAGCAGAGCTCAATAAGCAGATGGTGGACTTTTTACAAGACTTGTGTATTAGCTTAGGAGGGGAAAGTCCCCAGGAATTTGTAAAACAggtaattatcaaaaatatttttattttaataagaagtACAAAGCGCCTCAAAGCCAACATTGAATTTCTCCAGTCAACTCTAAAACTTGAAGACAAAGAATTTTTGTTTTGGATTCAAGGCAATGGAGTGGACGTCCTCGATCTCTGCAATACATATATTAAAAGAAACCATAAAAGTGCTCAGAAAAAACTGCTCTCTCTAGGTTGTTCAGAAGTAGAAATAAGACGCTTTATTAGCAGTTATCCTAGCATATTGTACTTGTCTACGAAAAACTTTATTGACAAAATTGATTTTCTTACTGAAATCGGAATTGCTAAAGATCAAATACTGGAAAATCCCAGAGTACTGGAAGTTAGTATCGACACTTTAAAAATCAGAACAAAAGACCTGTCTGAAATTGATTATGATTATCAGTCCTTTGGGATTGGTATTTTGGTGTTGAGCCAGACTAGGTACAGAGATAAATTAGAGAAACTTTGTAATTCCAGATAA